From one Rhodoferax sp. PAMC 29310 genomic stretch:
- a CDS encoding branched-chain amino acid ABC transporter permease — translation MDIFLQQIINGLVLGSMYALVALGYTMVYGIIGLINFAHGEVLMIGALTSWSIIGLMKDAMPGIPSWLILFLSLIIACVVAATLNFVIEKLAYRPLRNSPRLAPLITAIGMSIFLQAVAMVIWKPNYKSFPAMLPTTPFELGGAVISPTQVLILSLTAVSLAILMWLVHYTKLGRAMRATAENPRVAALMGVKPDMVISATFLIGAVLAAIAGVMWAANYGVAHHTMGFLPGLKAFTAAVLGGIGNLGGAVVGGILLGLIETLGAGYIGDLTGGVFGSNYQDIFAFIVLIIVLTLRPSGLLGERVADRA, via the coding sequence ATGGATATTTTCTTGCAGCAGATCATCAATGGTCTGGTGTTGGGCAGCATGTATGCCCTTGTCGCCCTAGGCTACACCATGGTGTACGGCATCATTGGCCTCATCAACTTCGCCCACGGTGAAGTTTTGATGATCGGCGCACTGACCAGCTGGAGCATCATTGGCTTGATGAAGGACGCCATGCCGGGTATTCCGAGCTGGTTAATTCTCTTTTTGTCCTTGATCATTGCCTGCGTGGTCGCAGCCACATTGAACTTCGTGATCGAGAAGTTGGCCTACCGACCGTTGCGCAACAGCCCCCGGTTGGCACCCCTTATCACGGCCATTGGTATGTCGATCTTCTTGCAAGCCGTTGCCATGGTGATCTGGAAGCCCAACTACAAGTCGTTTCCTGCAATGCTGCCCACGACTCCGTTTGAGTTGGGTGGAGCTGTCATATCTCCGACACAGGTTCTGATTCTCAGTCTCACTGCAGTGTCCTTGGCCATTCTGATGTGGCTGGTGCATTACACGAAGCTGGGTCGCGCCATGCGCGCCACCGCGGAAAATCCCCGCGTTGCCGCTTTGATGGGTGTCAAGCCTGACATGGTCATTTCTGCCACCTTCCTGATTGGCGCCGTGTTGGCCGCGATTGCCGGTGTGATGTGGGCTGCCAACTACGGCGTCGCTCACCACACCATGGGCTTCTTGCCCGGACTCAAGGCCTTCACCGCGGCGGTGTTGGGCGGTATCGGCAACCTCGGCGGTGCCGTGGTAGGGGGTATTTTGCTCGGCCTGATTGAAACTTTGGGCGCCGGTTATATCGGCGATCTGACGGGTGGTGTGTTTGGCAGCAATTACCAGGACATCTTTGCGTTTATCGTGTTGATCATTGTGCTGACATTGCGCCCCTCTGGTTTGCTCGGCGAGCGCGTGGCGGATCGCGCTTAA
- a CDS encoding methionine gamma-lyase, producing MTTFKSSNSGFSTRAIHFGYNPAENKGALVPPIYTSSTYSFPDVAYGSRCFAGEEAGYFYTRIANPTLALLEGRLASLEEGAGAVVFGSGMGAITATLWSMLEQGDEVLADMTLYGCTYAFLNHGLTRFGVTVHHVDMTDPANVAAAIGPKTRVVYFETPANPNMRLVDIAAVAAIAHAGGAKVVVDNTYCTPYLQQPLLLGADVSVHSMTKYLGGHGDLTAGAAIFSDIELALKVRLFGLKDMTGAVMSAQDAHLVMRGLKTLTLRMDRHCQSAQVVAEMLEQHGATAVVHFPGLPSCPQHELAKRQMRQFGGMVAFELKGGLDAGVRFMNALKLVTRAVSLGDAETLAQHPASMTHSTYTPEERAASGIPEGLVRLSIGLEDIKDVLADLHQALDHVAV from the coding sequence ATGACGACCTTCAAATCAAGCAACAGCGGCTTCAGTACCCGCGCCATTCACTTCGGGTACAACCCGGCGGAGAACAAAGGTGCTTTGGTTCCCCCCATCTATACGTCTTCGACTTACTCGTTTCCAGATGTCGCCTACGGTTCGCGCTGCTTCGCTGGTGAAGAGGCGGGTTACTTCTACACCCGCATTGCCAATCCAACCCTGGCTTTGCTGGAAGGGCGTCTTGCCAGCCTGGAGGAGGGTGCTGGTGCAGTGGTGTTCGGTTCCGGCATGGGGGCCATCACAGCAACCCTGTGGTCCATGCTGGAACAGGGTGATGAGGTGCTGGCCGACATGACGCTCTATGGTTGCACCTACGCGTTCTTGAATCATGGTTTGACCCGGTTTGGCGTCACCGTTCACCACGTGGACATGACAGATCCGGCGAATGTGGCAGCGGCCATCGGGCCAAAAACAAGGGTGGTCTATTTTGAAACGCCCGCCAACCCCAATATGCGCCTCGTCGACATTGCGGCCGTCGCAGCAATTGCACATGCCGGCGGCGCGAAGGTGGTGGTGGACAACACCTATTGCACGCCTTATTTGCAGCAGCCGTTGTTGTTGGGGGCCGATGTGAGCGTGCACTCCATGACCAAGTACCTGGGCGGGCATGGCGACTTGACCGCAGGGGCTGCCATTTTTTCCGATATTGAGTTGGCATTGAAGGTACGCCTGTTTGGCCTGAAAGACATGACTGGGGCGGTGATGTCAGCGCAAGACGCCCATCTGGTGATGCGGGGACTGAAAACATTGACCTTGCGCATGGATCGCCATTGCCAGAGTGCTCAGGTGGTAGCAGAGATGCTGGAGCAGCATGGCGCCACCGCTGTGGTGCATTTTCCAGGGTTGCCCAGCTGCCCGCAGCATGAATTGGCGAAGCGTCAGATGCGTCAATTTGGCGGCATGGTCGCGTTTGAGCTGAAAGGCGGCCTCGACGCTGGCGTTCGATTCATGAATGCCTTGAAACTGGTGACGCGAGCAGTCAGCCTGGGCGATGCTGAAACGCTGGCGCAGCACCCCGCCAGCATGACGCACTCCACCTACACCCCGGAAGAGCGCGCCGCCTCTGGTATCCCGGAAGGTTTGGTTCGCTTGTCCATCGGATTGGAAGACATTAAAGATGTCTTGGCAGACCTGCACCAAGCCTTGGACCACGTGGCAGTTTGA
- a CDS encoding Lrp/AsnC family transcriptional regulator, producing MIPNQANNLLISTAKMTKNRIFNPIKYKNWKIISKEDLKLENTDRQLLDALQKDGRTTIGDLAERVSLSQSPCWRRVRHLEESGVIAGYHARLDRKLLGYGVLGFVHLAMHDHTPDMAAAFEREVVALPQVLACHNLSGRYDYQLEVVAQDLELFAEFVRGNIRGLPGVREISTSFSLKEVKRSIALPVQ from the coding sequence TTGATCCCAAATCAGGCAAATAATTTACTCATCAGCACAGCAAAAATGACAAAAAATAGAATATTCAACCCAATAAAATACAAAAACTGGAAAATAATTTCCAAGGAAGATTTAAAGCTCGAAAATACCGACCGGCAATTGCTGGATGCCTTGCAAAAAGATGGAAGAACCACTATCGGCGACCTGGCTGAACGAGTGTCCTTATCGCAATCGCCCTGTTGGCGCCGGGTCCGTCACTTGGAGGAAAGCGGTGTCATCGCTGGCTATCACGCCCGGCTAGATCGAAAGCTGTTGGGGTATGGCGTACTGGGATTTGTGCACCTGGCGATGCACGATCACACGCCCGATATGGCCGCAGCCTTTGAGCGCGAAGTAGTGGCCCTGCCCCAGGTACTAGCCTGCCACAACCTGTCAGGTCGTTATGACTATCAACTGGAGGTAGTAGCGCAGGACTTGGAGTTGTTCGCCGAATTTGTACGAGGCAACATTCGCGGCTTGCCGGGGGTCAGAGAAATCTCAACCAGCTTTTCACTGAAAGAAGTCAAACGCTCGATTGCGCTTCCGGTTCAGTGA
- a CDS encoding carbon-nitrogen hydrolase family protein has translation MTEIVQPMQPTFQPSQGIVRIAAVQYLLRAIDSWDDFENQVRFVMKAAGDYKPQFVMFPEIFTTQLLSFMDTSDLRKAVRDMSDYTERYVALFSELSAQWGVYIIGGSHPTITDGKLMNTAYLFSPEGKVFTQDKIHLTRWEKEKWKGDPGHNLRVFDTTYGRIAILICYDIEFPELSRMVCEQGADIIFVPSCTDDRQGFWRVRYCCHARAIENQVYVAVTGTVGNLAVEGLGLHFGQAAVITPSDFPFARDGIAAEGVPNMEQIVIADVDLAKLVSNRVNGTTIPLYDKRVDVYDNAVEVVAAN, from the coding sequence ATGACCGAAATTGTTCAGCCAATGCAACCTACGTTTCAACCCAGCCAGGGCATTGTCCGCATTGCCGCCGTGCAGTATTTGCTGCGTGCCATTGACAGTTGGGATGATTTTGAGAATCAGGTGCGATTTGTCATGAAGGCGGCCGGAGACTACAAACCTCAATTTGTCATGTTTCCCGAGATATTCACGACCCAGTTGTTGTCTTTCATGGATACCAGCGATCTGCGTAAAGCAGTTCGCGACATGAGCGACTACACGGAGCGCTATGTAGCCTTGTTTAGTGAACTTTCGGCGCAATGGGGCGTTTACATCATTGGCGGTAGCCACCCGACCATCACAGACGGCAAGTTGATGAATACTGCTTACTTGTTCTCTCCTGAGGGCAAAGTGTTCACCCAGGACAAGATTCACCTGACTCGGTGGGAGAAGGAGAAATGGAAAGGCGATCCGGGTCACAACCTGCGCGTGTTTGACACTACCTATGGCCGAATCGCCATATTGATCTGCTATGACATTGAGTTTCCAGAGTTGTCGCGCATGGTGTGTGAGCAGGGCGCAGATATTATTTTTGTGCCTTCTTGCACGGATGACCGACAGGGTTTCTGGCGAGTTCGCTATTGCTGCCATGCCCGTGCCATTGAAAATCAGGTCTACGTGGCAGTGACAGGTACCGTGGGGAATTTGGCCGTAGAAGGACTGGGTCTTCATTTTGGCCAAGCTGCCGTCATCACACCATCTGATTTTCCGTTTGCACGCGACGGAATTGCCGCTGAAGGCGTACCCAACATGGAGCAAATTGTGATTGCGGATGTTGACTTGGCCAAGCTGGTTAGTAACCGGGTCAATGGCACTACGATTCCCTTGTATGACAAGCGCGTCGACGTGTACGACAACGCAGTGGAAGTTGTCGCGGCAAATTAA
- a CDS encoding GNAT family N-acetyltransferase, translating into MKKVTVRATKPGDVDALLQLQKRVYPTITPWRRDHLANQLEIFPEGQLIAEMDQHIVGCASSLVILWDEWADEHTWCEITAAGTFSTHNPDGFTLYGAEVFVDPGLRGQRVGHTLYEGRRQLCRHLNLRRITACGRLPGYRAVSHLMSVELYVKKVLWGDLVDPVLSFQLREGFHFCGIMSDYLPEDDDSCGQASLIAWVNPTYDPTRQTALQIASSSLTEFQP; encoded by the coding sequence ATGAAAAAAGTGACTGTTCGAGCGACGAAACCCGGCGATGTTGATGCCTTGCTTCAGCTTCAAAAACGGGTTTACCCCACTATTACACCGTGGCGGCGTGACCATCTGGCCAACCAATTGGAAATTTTTCCTGAAGGTCAGCTAATTGCCGAAATGGACCAACACATTGTGGGTTGTGCCAGTTCCCTGGTGATTTTGTGGGATGAATGGGCGGACGAGCATACTTGGTGTGAAATTACGGCTGCAGGCACTTTCAGTACGCACAATCCCGACGGTTTTACTTTGTATGGCGCAGAGGTCTTTGTGGACCCTGGTTTGCGTGGACAGCGGGTCGGCCACACCTTGTATGAAGGTCGTCGCCAGTTGTGTCGGCATTTGAATCTTCGACGCATCACCGCGTGTGGCAGATTGCCGGGTTACCGAGCGGTATCGCACTTGATGTCTGTAGAGCTGTACGTCAAAAAGGTGCTGTGGGGTGACCTTGTTGACCCCGTGTTGAGTTTTCAATTGCGGGAGGGATTCCATTTCTGCGGCATCATGAGCGACTACTTGCCAGAGGATGACGATTCCTGCGGCCAGGCATCCCTGATTGCCTGGGTCAATCCGACCTATGACCCCACACGCCAAACGGCGCTTCAAATCGCTTCTTCATCCCTCACGGAGTTTCAGCCATGA
- a CDS encoding replication-associated recombination protein A has product MADLFERKPTPPLAEALRPKVLDEVIGQSHLLGEGKPLKLAFQSGKPHSMILWGPPGVGKTTLARLTAKAFACEFIALSAVFSGVKDIRAAMEQAQQNLSQGKHTILFVDEIHRFNKSQQDALLPYAESGLVTFIGATTENPSFEVNSALLSRSQVYVLKSLTDDELKQLLARAQEGVLGHLTFDELSIETLVGYADGDARRLLNLLEQCGTAAGSAGVTDINAEFIQNALTQNSRRFDKGGDNFYDQISALHKSVRGSNPDAALYWLSRMLDGGADPRYLSRRIVRMAWEDIGLADPRAMQIANDAALTFERLGSPEGELALGQAVIYLAIAAKSNAGYMAYNKARAFVKQDKSREVPVHLRNAPTKLMKELGYGHEYRYAHDEPSAYAAGETYLPDGIGQPGWYKPAPRGLEVKIAEKLAYLKTLDDEANKK; this is encoded by the coding sequence ATGGCTGACCTGTTCGAAAGAAAGCCCACGCCGCCCCTGGCTGAGGCCCTTCGGCCGAAGGTGCTGGATGAGGTGATTGGACAATCCCACTTACTCGGAGAGGGTAAGCCTCTCAAGCTCGCCTTCCAATCTGGCAAACCTCACTCCATGATTTTGTGGGGCCCGCCGGGGGTGGGTAAAACTACTTTGGCCAGATTGACCGCCAAGGCCTTTGCTTGTGAGTTCATTGCGCTTTCGGCCGTGTTCTCTGGGGTCAAAGACATTCGTGCCGCAATGGAGCAAGCCCAGCAAAATCTGTCCCAAGGCAAGCACACGATTCTGTTCGTGGACGAGATTCACAGATTCAACAAGTCGCAACAAGATGCCTTGCTCCCCTATGCGGAGTCGGGGCTGGTGACCTTTATTGGTGCGACGACTGAGAACCCGTCCTTCGAAGTTAACTCGGCGTTGTTGTCTCGCTCGCAGGTCTATGTTCTGAAATCATTGACTGACGATGAGTTAAAGCAATTGCTTGCGAGGGCCCAGGAAGGGGTGCTGGGACATCTGACTTTTGATGAGTTGTCCATCGAAACGCTTGTTGGCTATGCCGATGGAGACGCCAGACGGTTGCTGAACTTGCTGGAGCAGTGCGGCACAGCGGCAGGTTCTGCGGGAGTCACCGATATCAATGCGGAGTTCATTCAAAATGCGCTCACTCAGAATTCACGGCGGTTTGACAAAGGGGGCGACAACTTCTACGACCAGATCTCCGCCTTGCATAAATCTGTTCGCGGATCAAACCCCGATGCCGCGCTTTACTGGCTCTCGAGAATGCTGGATGGAGGCGCCGATCCCCGGTATCTGTCGCGACGCATTGTTCGCATGGCTTGGGAAGACATTGGGCTTGCTGACCCCCGAGCCATGCAGATTGCCAACGATGCAGCATTAACTTTTGAGCGTTTGGGGAGTCCCGAAGGTGAGCTGGCACTAGGGCAAGCCGTGATCTATCTGGCCATTGCTGCCAAAAGCAATGCGGGTTACATGGCTTACAACAAGGCACGCGCCTTTGTAAAGCAGGACAAAAGCCGGGAGGTTCCGGTTCACCTTCGCAATGCCCCCACCAAGCTGATGAAGGAGTTGGGCTACGGCCATGAATACCGCTATGCCCATGATGAGCCAAGCGCATATGCTGCGGGAGAGACCTACCTGCCTGATGGAATCGGTCAACCGGGTTGGTACAAGCCCGCTCCCAGAGGCCTTGAGGTCAAGATTGCCGAGAAGCTCGCCTATCTGAAGACACTGGATGACGAAGCCAACAAGAAGTAG
- the lolA gene encoding outer membrane lipoprotein chaperone LolA, protein MKKVLFAIGLIASCAGFAWAGGLESLELFVSTVKTGRAEFTQVVSAPPKDGQSPRVKTSSGTFEFSRPNRFKFIYIKPFAQSIVADGQTLWLFDVDLNQATARKQTQVLGSTPAALIAAAPDLKALQADFTLANAPNKDGLQWVAATPKSKDGQLDTVRVGFKTTGKTAELAALEILDSFGQRSLLTFSKVEVNPSLAPESFQFKPPAGTDVIRQ, encoded by the coding sequence ATGAAGAAGGTTTTATTTGCTATTGGTTTGATAGCGTCTTGCGCAGGTTTCGCCTGGGCTGGAGGCCTGGAGAGCTTGGAATTGTTTGTCTCAACCGTCAAAACCGGTCGGGCCGAATTCACTCAAGTGGTCAGCGCCCCGCCCAAAGACGGTCAATCGCCCCGCGTCAAGACGTCCAGTGGCACGTTCGAGTTTTCGCGCCCCAATCGATTCAAGTTCATTTACATCAAGCCATTTGCGCAAAGCATCGTGGCAGACGGCCAGACCCTGTGGCTGTTTGATGTCGACTTGAATCAGGCCACCGCCCGCAAACAGACGCAAGTGCTGGGCTCCACGCCAGCGGCGTTGATTGCCGCAGCGCCTGATTTAAAAGCACTTCAGGCTGATTTCACTCTGGCCAATGCGCCGAACAAAGATGGTTTGCAGTGGGTGGCTGCGACGCCGAAGTCAAAAGATGGCCAGTTGGACACCGTTCGGGTCGGCTTCAAAACCACTGGAAAAACCGCTGAGCTGGCGGCGCTGGAGATTTTGGACAGCTTTGGGCAGCGCTCATTGCTGACTTTCAGCAAGGTGGAGGTCAATCCCTCCCTCGCGCCCGAATCCTTTCAATTCAAACCACCGGCGGGCACGGATGTGATTCGGCAGTAA
- a CDS encoding DNA translocase FtsK: MTYSFNTLNSSRTTNATVRSGWTRFADEVLLLAGLLALGFWIVSMVTYSATDVAWSTSGSVGAPMNRAGWLGAWLADASYFALGFSVWWCLAAGVRVWLSSLARWLRSRELILPKQEAVPSLPARYLPARVAFWLGLLLLLAASTTLEWTRFYSLEARLPGHGGGIAGYLLGPLSIKWLGFSGSGLMAIALGVLGASMVFRFSWAQVAERLGGWLYFQVDSRRNKREVAQDMALGRKAARARAKVVTVEREDIAVHHPEPMVIEPVLAEVPRSDRVAKERQKPLFTEMPDSKLPQVALLDSALERQETVAPETLEMTSRMIEKKLKDFGVEVRVVLAQPGPVITRYEIEPATGVKGSQIVGLAKDLARSLSLVSIRVVETIPGKNYMALELPNAKRQSIRLSEILGSQVYHGAKSLLTMGLGKDIVGNPVVADLAKMPHVLVAGTTGSGKSVGINAMILSLLYKADAADVRLLMIDPKMLEMSVYEGIPHLLAPVVTDMRQAAHGLTWCVAEMERRYKLLSKMGVRNLAGYNVKIDDAKARGEHIGNPFSLTPESPEPLDRLPHIVVVIDELADLMMVVGKKIEELIARLAQKARAAGIHLILATQRPSVDVITGLIKANIPTRIAFQVSSKIDSRTILDQMGAEALLGMGDMLYMASGTGLPIRVHGAFVSDEEVHRVVSYLKSQGAPNYVEGLLEGGTVDGESDLNGDPVGEKDPMYDQAVEVVLKNRKASISLVQRHLKIGYNRAARLVEDMENAGLVSSMSSSGQREILVPVRAE; the protein is encoded by the coding sequence ATGACTTATTCATTCAACACACTCAATTCTTCGCGCACCACCAACGCCACTGTTCGCTCCGGATGGACGCGGTTTGCAGATGAAGTCCTGCTTTTAGCGGGCCTGCTTGCGCTTGGTTTCTGGATTGTGTCGATGGTCACCTATTCGGCCACTGATGTGGCGTGGTCGACATCGGGCAGTGTTGGCGCGCCAATGAATCGTGCCGGTTGGCTCGGGGCGTGGTTGGCCGATGCCAGCTATTTCGCGCTGGGGTTTTCCGTCTGGTGGTGCCTCGCCGCTGGTGTTCGCGTCTGGTTGTCCAGCTTGGCTCGCTGGCTGCGCTCTCGCGAGTTGATCTTGCCCAAGCAAGAAGCGGTGCCATCGCTTCCTGCTCGCTATTTGCCGGCGCGCGTGGCTTTTTGGCTGGGTTTGTTGCTGCTATTGGCCGCGAGCACAACGTTGGAGTGGACCCGTTTCTACAGCCTTGAGGCCCGCTTGCCCGGCCATGGGGGCGGAATCGCCGGGTATTTATTGGGGCCATTAAGTATCAAGTGGCTCGGGTTTTCCGGCTCCGGATTGATGGCGATCGCATTAGGTGTTTTGGGCGCTTCAATGGTGTTTCGCTTTTCTTGGGCGCAGGTGGCCGAGCGCTTGGGCGGCTGGCTGTACTTTCAGGTGGATTCCCGGCGCAACAAGCGTGAAGTCGCCCAAGACATGGCCTTGGGCCGCAAAGCGGCGCGTGCGCGTGCAAAAGTGGTCACGGTTGAGCGGGAGGATATCGCCGTTCATCACCCCGAGCCCATGGTGATCGAGCCAGTTTTGGCAGAGGTGCCCAGGAGCGACCGCGTTGCCAAAGAGCGGCAAAAGCCCTTGTTCACGGAGATGCCAGACAGCAAGTTGCCGCAGGTTGCCTTGCTGGACAGTGCACTGGAGCGTCAGGAAACCGTCGCCCCAGAGACGCTGGAGATGACCAGCCGGATGATTGAGAAGAAGCTCAAGGATTTTGGTGTCGAGGTAAGGGTTGTGTTGGCCCAACCGGGCCCGGTGATTACCCGTTATGAGATTGAACCCGCGACGGGCGTGAAGGGTTCGCAAATTGTCGGGCTGGCCAAAGATTTGGCCCGCTCGTTGAGTTTGGTCTCGATTCGGGTGGTCGAGACGATTCCGGGCAAAAACTACATGGCCTTGGAGCTGCCCAATGCCAAGCGGCAGTCGATCCGTTTGTCTGAGATCTTGGGTTCGCAGGTGTACCACGGCGCAAAGTCGCTCCTGACCATGGGCTTGGGCAAAGACATTGTCGGAAACCCGGTCGTCGCTGACCTGGCCAAGATGCCCCATGTGCTGGTCGCTGGAACGACTGGTTCCGGTAAATCAGTGGGTATCAATGCCATGATTTTGAGTCTGCTGTACAAGGCCGACGCAGCGGATGTTCGCTTGCTGATGATTGACCCCAAGATGCTGGAGATGTCTGTGTACGAGGGCATTCCCCATCTGCTGGCGCCGGTGGTGACCGATATGCGCCAGGCGGCACATGGCTTGACCTGGTGTGTGGCCGAGATGGAACGCCGCTACAAGCTGCTAAGCAAGATGGGTGTCCGGAACCTGGCAGGTTACAACGTCAAAATTGACGATGCCAAGGCGCGGGGTGAGCACATTGGCAACCCGTTCAGTTTGACGCCCGAGTCGCCTGAACCCCTGGACCGTTTGCCCCACATCGTTGTGGTGATTGACGAGTTGGCTGACCTGATGATGGTCGTGGGCAAGAAAATTGAAGAATTGATTGCCCGGCTGGCCCAGAAGGCGCGCGCTGCCGGTATCCACTTGATTTTGGCCACACAGCGACCCAGCGTGGACGTGATCACAGGCCTGATCAAGGCCAATATTCCAACCCGTATCGCCTTTCAGGTCAGCAGCAAGATCGACAGCCGGACCATTCTGGACCAGATGGGGGCCGAGGCCCTGCTGGGCATGGGTGACATGCTGTACATGGCCAGCGGCACGGGTTTGCCCATTCGGGTGCATGGTGCCTTCGTCAGCGACGAAGAGGTGCACCGGGTGGTGAGCTATTTGAAGTCGCAGGGCGCGCCCAATTATGTTGAAGGGCTGCTGGAAGGTGGAACTGTGGACGGCGAAAGTGATCTCAATGGAGATCCGGTTGGCGAAAAAGATCCGATGTACGACCAGGCGGTCGAAGTCGTGTTGAAAAACCGCAAGGCCAGCATCTCGCTGGTTCAACGTCACCTGAAGATTGGTTACAACCGGGCCGCGCGACTGGTTGAAGACATGGAAAACGCTGGTTTGGTCAGCTCCATGAGCAGCAGTGGACAGCGTGAAATCTTGGTGCCTGTACGCGCTGAATGA
- a CDS encoding Crp/Fnr family transcriptional regulator, protein MSMLSNAELIRRVPLFTMITSDQGILLSGAVGKQRFKRGETIVEQGEQAHSLFLILAGRARVVMTDRQSREVILATLRPGDYVGEMSLIDNEPHSASVVAEIQTDVLILGRAEFERCLNQNVSMAQAVMRGLVLRLRQANEKIGSLALLNVYGRVAKVLMGYAVPEGDHQLVIREKMSRQDIAKMVGASREMVSRVMRDFEEQGFIETGEGGFITLTERRASPR, encoded by the coding sequence ATGTCAATGTTGAGTAATGCAGAGTTGATCCGTCGTGTGCCGCTTTTCACGATGATTACGTCAGACCAAGGCATCCTCCTGTCGGGAGCCGTGGGAAAACAACGCTTTAAGCGTGGTGAAACCATTGTTGAGCAAGGTGAGCAAGCACACTCATTATTTTTGATTTTGGCCGGGCGGGCGCGCGTCGTGATGACTGATCGGCAATCACGCGAGGTTATTTTGGCCACCTTAAGGCCGGGTGATTATGTGGGCGAGATGAGTCTGATTGACAACGAGCCACACTCGGCAAGTGTGGTGGCCGAGATCCAGACGGACGTCCTGATTTTGGGGCGCGCCGAGTTTGAGCGTTGCCTCAACCAAAATGTGTCCATGGCTCAGGCGGTAATGCGGGGCCTGGTTTTGAGACTGCGCCAGGCCAATGAAAAGATTGGCTCTCTGGCGCTTTTGAATGTGTACGGGCGGGTCGCCAAGGTGCTCATGGGTTATGCGGTGCCAGAGGGGGATCATCAATTGGTCATTCGCGAAAAAATGTCACGTCAGGACATCGCCAAAATGGTGGGCGCATCACGTGAAATGGTCAGTCGTGTGATGCGCGACTTTGAGGAGCAGGGCTTCATTGAAACCGGCGAGGGGGGCTTCATCACTCTGACTGAAAGGCGGGCATCACCCCGGTGA
- the trxB gene encoding thioredoxin-disulfide reductase has product MSNTRHARVLVLGSGPAGYTAAIYAARANLNPLLITGIAQGGQLMTTTDVDNWPADVDGVQGPELMQRFQAHAERFKTEIVFDHIHTVDFSQRPYKLTGDAGEYTCDSLIISTGASAKYLGLPSETAFMGRGVSGCATCDGFFYREQVCCVVGGGNTAVEEALYLSNIASKVILIHRRDKFKAEPILVDKLMAKVAAGKIELKTFFTLDEVLGDQSGVTGVRIKSVDTGVTEDLTLKGCFIAIGHSPNTDIFQGQLDMAGGYIVTHGGLKGFATQTSAPGIFAAGDVQDHVYRQAITSAGTGCMAALDAQRFLEQD; this is encoded by the coding sequence ATGTCAAACACCAGACACGCTCGGGTCTTAGTTTTGGGCTCGGGCCCCGCTGGCTACACTGCGGCGATCTATGCCGCTCGCGCCAACCTTAACCCATTGCTCATCACTGGCATTGCGCAAGGCGGCCAGTTGATGACCACGACAGACGTCGACAATTGGCCTGCCGATGTCGATGGCGTGCAAGGCCCAGAGTTGATGCAACGCTTTCAAGCCCACGCTGAACGGTTTAAAACCGAAATCGTGTTCGACCACATCCACACCGTTGATTTCAGTCAGCGACCCTACAAATTGACTGGCGACGCTGGTGAGTACACCTGCGACTCACTCATCATCTCAACAGGGGCGTCTGCCAAATACTTGGGATTGCCCTCTGAGACTGCGTTCATGGGGCGTGGTGTTTCCGGCTGCGCCACCTGTGATGGATTTTTCTACCGAGAACAGGTTTGCTGCGTAGTTGGCGGGGGCAACACCGCCGTTGAGGAAGCTCTGTACCTGTCTAATATTGCCAGTAAAGTTATTCTGATTCACCGCCGTGACAAGTTCAAGGCTGAGCCGATATTGGTTGATAAATTAATGGCCAAGGTTGCGGCCGGCAAGATTGAGCTCAAAACATTTTTCACCCTGGACGAGGTACTTGGCGATCAAAGTGGCGTGACCGGCGTCAGGATCAAGAGCGTTGACACCGGCGTCACGGAGGATCTGACCCTAAAAGGGTGCTTTATTGCCATCGGGCACTCCCCCAACACCGACATTTTCCAAGGTCAGCTTGACATGGCTGGTGGCTACATCGTGACCCACGGGGGGCTGAAAGGGTTTGCCACACAAACCAGTGCCCCGGGCATCTTCGCCGCAGGCGACGTCCAGGATCACGTCTATCGACAAGCCATTACCAGCGCAGGGACCGGTTGTATGGCAGCGTTGGACGCACAGCGATTCCTGGAACAGGACTGA
- the rpmB gene encoding 50S ribosomal protein L28 gives MARVCVVTGKGPMVGNNVSHANNKTKRRFLPNLQYRRFWVETENRWIRLRISNAGLRLIDKNGIDVVLADLRARGQA, from the coding sequence ATGGCACGCGTATGTGTAGTTACGGGCAAAGGCCCCATGGTCGGAAACAATGTTTCCCACGCCAACAACAAAACCAAGCGCCGGTTCCTGCCGAACCTGCAATACCGTCGTTTTTGGGTCGAAACCGAAAATCGTTGGATTCGCCTTCGCATCTCTAACGCTGGTTTGCGTTTGATCGACAAAAACGGCATTGACGTTGTGCTCGCAGATTTGCGCGCACGTGGCCAAGCATAA